The nucleotide sequence GAGTTGGAAGTTATCCCCACACAACGAGGCCGGTGGGACACCTTCTACCCAGCGTTCGCCGCGGCGGTCCAACACACAGCTTCGGTCCCGGTCGATCCTCGAGATGCAATCGCCACCGCCGAGGTGCTAGATGCCGCCAAGCTCAGTGCCACAACCCGGTCCGTCGTCCCGTTGCCCTGAACGAGCGGGAACATCCCCCAACGCCCGCGCCTCAGAACGGTCCCGCTAGGGGGCCTCAGCAACTCGGTGCGGCTGGGTCCGAACAGGGTTCCCAAGTCCAGCTTGGGGTGATCGTCGGGTCGTTGCAGGTTCGTACGACCTGACTCAATCTAGCAGCTCGCCCGCTGCTATGGACGGCTTCACGGGGTTCAAGACCGCGGCTGTCAAAGAGCTGACGACGACGTCTCCGTGGTGATGGATCCGTTTTATGTCGTCCGCCTGGCCAGGCAGAGTCTGGAACTATGCCGCTGCCGCATCCAACAACAGACCCTGGGCCACCGCGGCAGGGCAGGCGACCCGCTGTATGCGGCGCGCCGGACCCTGTCCACCGGTGCGGATCTGCTAACCGACAAGCAGCGGCAACGGATGTCGGCGTTGTTCTCCGAAGGAGGGCACTTGAAGGTGTAGGCGACCTGGGGCGTCTACCAGGCGATGGTCGCCGCCTACCGCTACCCCGACCGAGCCGCCGGCAAAACCAAGATGCAGACGCTGATCGACACTTTGGCCGCCGGCGTCCCGGCTGCCCTGTGCGAGATCAGAACGCTCGGCCGGACGTTGAAGCAACGGGCCGCAGACGTGCTGGCCTACTTCGACCGGCCGGGCACCAGCAACGGACCGACCGAGGCGATCAATGGACGCTTGGAGCACCTCCGCGGGTCGGCGTTGGGCTTCCGGAACCTCACGAACTACGTCGCCAGGTCCCTGCTGGAGGCCGGCGGGTTCCGACCAGGACTACACCGTCGATTGCGACACTCCTATAGATGGATGTCAACCAGCTGCAGTGACTTTGGCGGGCTTGGGGGCTTCGCAGATGAGCGGGTAGAGCTGACGGACCATGTAGCGCTTGAGGCAGCGGATGATGTCCATCTTCGTGCGGCCTTCTGCGATGCGTCGGGCGACATATTCTTTGGTCGCTTGGTCGTACCGACATGCCCGCACCCAGCGCAGCGGAACCGGCGAACGGTGACCAGCAGGATCGTCGGTCGCCAACCGTACGGCTCGTGCGCGAGCCGCCGGGTCGTCGAGTCCCGCGGCCGGCCCTGCTGGCCGCACCGCCCGCACGTCGGGTCGCGATCCAGGACCCGGCAGGCCAGCACTGCACGGTCCGGTTCCAGAAACTGCCCGGTCACCTGCAAACCGAGCGTGTCCAGCCGGATGAACGTGGTCAGGTCAGGGGTCGAAAAGGTAGCGTCAGCCATGTCGAGGTCTTCCGGACGGCGAGTGTGAGAACTTCCATCATCGGAAGACTGAGTGTGTGAGGTTTGGGTGGCCCCACTTGAGCAGGAGTATCGATTTTGATTGGCCCCACCTGCGACTCGCCGGGCAGCTTCTGTCGGGTTTGAGTGGCCCCACCTGATCGTGATCGGCAACTGCGGTTGCCGATTCGTTCAGGAGGTCTGGAATGAGGTCCAGGGTGGTGCTGTTCGAGCAGATCCGACGCGACTCGCGGGTGGAGGGTTTGTCGGTGCGTGGGTTGGCGAAACGCCATGGGGTGCATCGAAGGACGGTGCGGCAAGCCCTGGCCTCGGCGGTGCCGCCGCCCCCGGCCCGGCGGGTGTGGGCGAAGACGAAGATCAGCCCGTTCACTGCCGCTGTTGACGAGATGCTGCGGACGGATCTGACTGCCCCGCGCAAGCAGCGGCATACGGTGGTCCGGATCTTCGATCGGCTGGCAGACGAGCATGGGGCCACGGATCTGACCTACGGGACCGTTCGTGCCTATGTCGCGCAGCGCCGGCCGGAGATCGACGCCGAGGCCGGCCGCCCGGCGGCAGAGGTGTTCATCGCCCAGACCCACGAACCGGGCGCGGAGGCCGAGGTCGACTTCGCAGAGTTGTGGGTGGATCTACCTGCCGGCAGGACGAAGTGCTATCTGTTCACGATGCGGCTGTGCTTCTCGGGCCGGGCGGTGCACCGCGTCTATGCCACGCAGTCGCAGGAGGCGTTCCTGGAAGGTCACATCGAGGCGTTCACGGAGCTCGGCGGGATCCCGACGAAGCACGTCAAGTACGACAACCTGAAGTCGGCGGTGACGACGGTGCTGTTCGGCACCGACCGGCGCCGGACGGAGAACGACCGGTGGGTGCTGTTCCGGTCCCACTACCCGTTGACTGAACTACTTGGTGTGTAACTGCAGCTCAAAGGCGGCGTGTCGTCGGCGAGAGGATCACCTGATGATGCTAGAAATCGTGGGAGAGGGGCTGGCGGATCGGGCTCGGCTGGTAGTTCCGTTGGTCGGTCGGCTGTTCGGGACCGGCGAGGTGTCGGAGCCGTATCGGCTGCTGGATGTGGCCGGGGACCCGGTGGAGTCGGTGTCGGAGTTCTTCCGGGAGTTGCAGGCCGCTGGTCGGTCGGCGTCGACGGCCCGGTCCTACGGGATGGATCTGCTGCGGTGGTTCCGGTTTTTGTGGGCGGTCGGGGTGCGGTGGGATCGGGCGACGAGGGTCGAGGCCCGGGACTTCTCCCGCTGGCTCCAGGTCACCGGCCGGTCTCCGCGGCCGCATTGGCGGCGGCCGGCGGACGAACCGGCGGTCGGGTCGGTGGCGGCCGCTCCGGGTGGCATGGCCTATGCGGTGTCGGTACGCGCCCTCAGCGAGTCGGTGTTGCGGGGCTTCTATGACTTCCACCGCGATTGCGGCACTGGCCCGATCCTGAACCCGTTTCCGTTGGATCGTTCTCGTCGCGGTGGCCGGGCACACGCTCATCACAATCCGATGGAGCCGTATCGCAATGAACGGGCCGGCCTTTATCGGCCCGTCGTCCCGAGCCGGATCCCGCGCAGCATTCCGGATGCAGAGTTCAACGACATCTTCGCGCGACTACCCTCGCATCGAGATCGGGCACTGGTGGCCTTCTATGTCTCGACGGGGGCGCGCGCTTCGGAACTGTTGTCCGTCACCTCGGGCGGTGCCGATCCTGGTCGTCAGCTGATCACCGTGGTCCGCAAGGGTTCTGGTGCTGCGCAGCAACTCCCGGCGTCGACCGATGCGTTCGTCTGGTTGCGGCTCTACCAGTTGGAAATGGATGGGGTCATCCCGCCGGGGCGTGGCCAGCCGTTGTGGTGGACCTTGCGACGCCCGCCGCGCCCGTTGACCTATCACGCGGTGCACCGCATGTTCGAGCGGGTGAACGAGCGGGCGGGCACCGCGGCGACGTTGCACGCGTTGCGGCATACCGCGGCCTACCGGATGGCTGAGGATCCGGCGCTCCCGTTGACCGACGTGCAGTTGGTGTTGGGTCATGCCCAGCTCAGCACCACACAGATCTACCTGACACCTCGCAAGGAGGACGTGATCCGAAGGCTGCTCACTCACCACGCCGAGCAGTCCCAACGCGCGGCCGCCCGGGCGGTTCCGCCGCTCGCACCGGGATATCGACCCGAGACGATGGAAGTGCTTTTCGGCAAGAACATCTCGCGGTGAACGCGACGGCGATCGGCTCGGTAGTTGCCTCGCCGGCGACACCGCCAGCGCAACCCGCGCCGCTCCGGGGACAGGTGTGCTCCCGGGAGGACTTAGCTCTGGTGCTCGAGCGGGCGTGGGGTCGTCCCGGCTCGTCGATCGCCCGCGAAGTGATGGCCTTCGCGGATCCACGCTCCGCCGGCGACCTGCAGTCCCGGACCCGCGTGCTGCTCGCACGGCTGGGGCTGCCGCGGCCGGACCTGTCCGTCAGCGTGGCTCATCCGGCCTACGGAGACATCGGTCCGCTCGACTTCGAACTACCGAGCCTGCGCACGGTGCTCTGCTGCGACGCCCGCGCGGTGGATGGTCGTTGTCCCGATCGGGTTCTGATGACCGACGCCGTGCGGGAGACGGGCCGGCAGATGCTGTGGGTGGGGGAGTCGGACCTGCGCTCCGGCGTTGATCTGCTCCACCTTCTCCACCCCTCGATGCGAGCGGCCGGTCCGGAGGGACGGCGCCGTCATGCCCCGGTGTTGTCGGCGCGGACCAGGAGCTGATCCGGATCACTCCGGCCGACCGTCCGGTGGGGTGGCACGGTGCGGTCCGGTGTCCGGGGACCGGCGCAGCCCTGCGGCCGAGAGCAGGATCAGCGCCACCCAGACCAGCCCGAACCCGACCCACCTGGCACCGGACATCTTCTCGCCCAGCCAGAGGACGCCGATCAGGAACTGCACCACCGGTGTGAGGTACTGCAGGAGTCCCAGCACCGACAGCGGGAGAGCTCTGGCCGCAGCGCCGAAGGCCAGCAGGGGAACCACCGTGACGACGCCGGAAGCCACGAGCAGGACCACGTGCCCGTTGCCGTGACCGGTCAGGGTGGACCGGCCGTGCAGCTGCAGGAGCGTCAGGAAGGCGATGGCCGGGATCACCAGGACGAGCCCCTCGGACGTCAGGGAGGCAGGCGGTGGTAGCGGGATCACCTTCTTGACCAGTCCGTACAGGCCGAAGCTACCGGCCAGAGCCATTGCGACCCAGGGAATGCGGCCCCCGGCCACCGCGATCACCACTACCGCGCAGGCGCCGAGGCCGACCGCCGCCCACTGCAGCCGCTGCAGGCGCTCGTGGAAGACCACCACACCCAGCAGCACGCTGAACAGCGGGATGACGAAGTAGCCGAGCGCAGCCTCGACGACGTGGCCGGCGTTGACCGCAAAGATGTAGACGCCCCAGTTGATGGAGATCAGCACCGAGGCCGCGACCACCATCAGCCACGTCCGGCCGGCCATGCCGCGGATCACCCTCCACTGTAGTAGCGCGGTGACGACGACCCCCATCACCACCAACGACCAGAGGATCCGGTGAGCCAGGATCTCCCCGGCGCCGGCCGGCTCCAGCAGCGGCCAGTACAGGGGGAACAGCCCCCACATCAGATAGGCGGCGACCCCGTACAGAACTCCCCGCCGCACGTCAGGTCCGGCCGTCGATCACGTCGGGTCGGTCCAGCAGCGTGGACAGCACGATCCGCGACGTGGTTCTCGCGACGCCGTCGGCTGCCCGCAGTCGCTCGAGGGCCTGCTCGAAATGGGCCATGTCCGCCGCTCTCACGTGGACGAGCACATCGGCGTCACCGGACACGGTGTACGCGGCGACCACCTCGGCGATGGGCTGCAGGATGGCTCGGATCCGGGTCGGGGTGATGTTTCCCCCGTAGGTGACCTCGACGAACGCCTCGGTGTGCCAGCCCACCGACCCTGGATCAACGCGCGCCGTGAACCCGGTGATCACGCCATCCGCCCGCAGCCGATCGACCCGCCTCTTGACCGCGGGCGCGGAGAGCCCGACTGATTCCCCCACCTCGCGGAAGGAAGAACGGGCGTCTTCGATCAGGCACGAGATGATGTGGTGATCGATC is from Nakamurella sp. PAMC28650 and encodes:
- the rarD gene encoding EamA family transporter RarD codes for the protein MRRGVLYGVAAYLMWGLFPLYWPLLEPAGAGEILAHRILWSLVVMGVVVTALLQWRVIRGMAGRTWLMVVAASVLISINWGVYIFAVNAGHVVEAALGYFVIPLFSVLLGVVVFHERLQRLQWAAVGLGACAVVVIAVAGGRIPWVAMALAGSFGLYGLVKKVIPLPPPASLTSEGLVLVIPAIAFLTLLQLHGRSTLTGHGNGHVVLLVASGVVTVVPLLAFGAAARALPLSVLGLLQYLTPVVQFLIGVLWLGEKMSGARWVGFGLVWVALILLSAAGLRRSPDTGPHRATPPDGRPE
- a CDS encoding Lrp/AsnC family transcriptional regulator produces the protein MQLDSIDHHIISCLIEDARSSFREVGESVGLSAPAVKRRVDRLRADGVITGFTARVDPGSVGWHTEAFVEVTYGGNITPTRIRAILQPIAEVVAAYTVSGDADVLVHVRAADMAHFEQALERLRAADGVARTTSRIVLSTLLDRPDVIDGRT
- a CDS encoding site-specific integrase → MLEIVGEGLADRARLVVPLVGRLFGTGEVSEPYRLLDVAGDPVESVSEFFRELQAAGRSASTARSYGMDLLRWFRFLWAVGVRWDRATRVEARDFSRWLQVTGRSPRPHWRRPADEPAVGSVAAAPGGMAYAVSVRALSESVLRGFYDFHRDCGTGPILNPFPLDRSRRGGRAHAHHNPMEPYRNERAGLYRPVVPSRIPRSIPDAEFNDIFARLPSHRDRALVAFYVSTGARASELLSVTSGGADPGRQLITVVRKGSGAAQQLPASTDAFVWLRLYQLEMDGVIPPGRGQPLWWTLRRPPRPLTYHAVHRMFERVNERAGTAATLHALRHTAAYRMAEDPALPLTDVQLVLGHAQLSTTQIYLTPRKEDVIRRLLTHHAEQSQRAAARAVPPLAPGYRPETMEVLFGKNISR